Genomic DNA from Erythrobacter aureus:
GGACCACCTGGCTCGACGATCGTCCGGTGACCACGATCACACTTTGCTATGCGCCAAACCACCGGATCGCATTCACGATCTAGGAGGCTTCGACGGCCTGCGTCACGGGGCCAGCCACAGCCTGATAATCCAAGCGACAGCTCCCAGCACTGCGACGCTTGCCAGCCAGATCGCCGCCATCCAGGCCAGGCGCCGCCACAGGGGCGGTTCGCGTTCCGGCAGCCAGGCCATCAATGATACCCCTCGTCGGCGACCTTGCCGCGAAAGACCCAATAGGCCCAGGCCGTATAGGCAATGATGAGCGGCAAGGTGATGGCCACCCCGATCAGCATGAAGACCTGGCTCCGCTCGGGTGCGGCGGCATCCCAGATGGTCACGCCGGGCGGCACCACATAGGGCCACATCGTCACGCCCAGCCCGGCCATTCCGAAGAAAAACAGCGCGATGGAAAGCCAGAATGGCTTGCTGTTCCGGGCCTTGCGGATGGCCTGGATCATCGACAGCGCGACGATGGCGGTCAGGATCGGGACGGGCGCGGCAAAGTAGATTTCCGGCGCCGTCAGCCAGCGTTCGGCATATTCGGCGTTGAGGAACACGTTATAAAGGCTGACCGCCCCCATCAGCACGATGGTTGCAAGAGCCGAACGCAAAGCGAGCTTGCGGGCGTGTGCCTGGCCCGGCCCGTCGAGCTTCCAAATCAGCCAGGTGCTGCCGAGCAATGCATAGCCGGCGACGACGCCGAGACCGCACAGCAATGTGTAGGGTGTCAGCCAGTCGAACCAGCTTCCGGCATAGGCGCGGTCGATCACTTCTATACCCTGCAGCAATGCGCCCAGAGTCATGCCCTGAGCCATGGCTGCCACCAGC
This window encodes:
- a CDS encoding DUF2474 domain-containing protein; this translates as MAWLPEREPPLWRRLAWMAAIWLASVAVLGAVAWIIRLWLAP
- the cydB gene encoding cytochrome d ubiquinol oxidase subunit II, with the translated sequence MDLTVIWAFIIAFAVFAYVVMDGFDLGIGILFPTFDVGRERDRAMNSIAPVWDGNETWLVLGGGGLFAAFPLAYAVILPATYPLIIAMLLGLVFRGVAFEYRWRDPGHRRLWDAAFTGGSLVAAMAQGMTLGALLQGIEVIDRAYAGSWFDWLTPYTLLCGLGVVAGYALLGSTWLIWKLDGPGQAHARKLALRSALATIVLMGAVSLYNVFLNAEYAERWLTAPEIYFAAPVPILTAIVALSMIQAIRKARNSKPFWLSIALFFFGMAGLGVTMWPYVVPPGVTIWDAAAPERSQVFMLIGVAITLPLIIAYTAWAYWVFRGKVADEGYH